From the genome of Bifidobacterium asteroides, one region includes:
- a CDS encoding amino acid ABC transporter ATP-binding protein — protein sequence MAVSIRDLHKRYGDTEVLKGIDMEVKPGEVISIIGPSGAGKSTLLRCINALEMPTSGTISVYGIDISDPKTNIDKLREHVGMVFQHFNLFPNMSVADNIMLAPRMLHKTPKEDARQQALDLLEIVGLEERADARPTDLSGGQQQRVAIARALAMHPDIMLFDEATSALDPEMVGDVLEVIRSLAEGGMTMILVTHEMAFAREVSSRVIFTDAGIIEEEGTPEQIFGHPQSPRLQSFLSKVL from the coding sequence ATGGCCGTATCCATCCGCGACCTGCACAAGCGCTACGGTGACACTGAGGTCCTCAAGGGGATCGACATGGAGGTCAAGCCGGGCGAGGTTATTTCCATCATCGGCCCCTCGGGCGCGGGCAAGTCCACCCTGCTGCGCTGCATCAACGCCCTTGAGATGCCGACCTCGGGCACGATCAGCGTCTATGGAATTGACATTTCCGATCCAAAGACCAACATTGACAAGCTACGCGAGCACGTGGGCATGGTCTTCCAGCACTTCAACCTCTTCCCCAACATGAGCGTGGCCGACAACATCATGCTGGCCCCCCGTATGCTGCACAAGACCCCCAAGGAGGATGCCCGGCAGCAGGCCCTGGACCTGCTGGAAATCGTCGGCTTGGAAGAGAGGGCGGACGCTCGGCCCACGGACCTGTCAGGCGGGCAGCAGCAGCGTGTGGCCATCGCCCGCGCACTGGCCATGCACCCGGACATCATGCTCTTTGACGAGGCCACCTCGGCCCTGGATCCGGAGATGGTGGGCGATGTTCTTGAAGTCATTCGCTCCCTGGCCGAGGGCGGCATGACCATGATTCTGGTCACTCACGAGATGGCTTTCGCCCGGGAGGTCTCCTCCAGGGTGATCTTCACCGATGCCGGGATCATCGAGGAGGAGGGCACGCCCGAGCAGATCTTCGGCCATCCGCAGAGCCCCCGGCTGCAGTCCTTCCTTTCCAAGGTCCTCTAA
- a CDS encoding amino acid ABC transporter ATP-binding protein, translated as MRETTKHPSERILPEKPASERPVKYKSGPLVELAHVEKHFGSLHVLKDINLQVDTGEVLVVVGPSGSGKSTMCRTINRLESIDSGVIRIEGEPLPQEGRDLARLRAEVGMVFQSFNLFANKTILENMTLAPIKVRHMPKKDAEDLAMDLLARVGVESQASKMPSQLSGGQQQRVAIARALAMQPKVMLFDEPTSALDPEMVNEVLDVMIQLAQEGMTMICVTHEMGFARQAADHIVFMADGRILEKDDPDDFFDHPKTQRAADFLSKILAH; from the coding sequence ATGAGAGAAACAACCAAACATCCGTCGGAGCGGATTCTGCCGGAGAAACCGGCCTCGGAACGCCCCGTCAAGTACAAGTCCGGGCCGCTGGTCGAGCTGGCCCACGTCGAAAAGCATTTTGGCAGCCTGCACGTCCTCAAGGACATCAACTTGCAGGTCGACACCGGCGAGGTGCTGGTGGTTGTCGGACCCTCGGGCTCCGGCAAGTCCACCATGTGCCGGACCATCAATCGTCTGGAGTCCATCGACTCCGGTGTCATCAGGATCGAGGGCGAACCCCTGCCCCAGGAGGGACGCGACCTGGCTCGGCTCAGAGCCGAGGTGGGCATGGTCTTCCAGTCCTTCAACCTCTTCGCCAACAAGACCATTCTGGAGAATATGACTTTGGCGCCCATCAAGGTGCGCCACATGCCCAAGAAGGATGCCGAGGACCTGGCCATGGACCTCTTGGCCCGGGTGGGCGTGGAATCCCAAGCCTCCAAGATGCCCTCACAGCTCTCCGGCGGCCAGCAACAGCGTGTGGCCATCGCCCGCGCGCTGGCCATGCAGCCCAAGGTCATGCTCTTCGACGAGCCCACATCAGCGCTGGACCCGGAGATGGTCAACGAGGTGCTGGACGTCATGATCCAACTGGCCCAGGAGGGCATGACTATGATCTGTGTGACCCACGAGATGGGCTTTGCGCGGCAGGCCGCCGACCATATCGTCTTCATGGCCGATGGGCGCATCTTGGAAAAGGACGACCCCGACGACTTCTTCGATCACCCCAAGACCCAGCGGGCCGCCGACTTCCTGTCCAAGATTCTGGCCCACTGA
- a CDS encoding glutamate ABC transporter substrate-binding protein, with product MGRPLKRLARNLTAILCALGCLVSLAACGSDKEAGKIRVGIKFDQPGLGFKKAGTYVGFDVDVATYIAGKMGYSADDIVWKEAPSKQREAMLQNGDVDMILASYSITDERKRAVSFAGPYIVAGQDLLVRKEDHQIRGPEDLNGKRLCSVTGSTSAVTVKKKFAKEVQLMEQPGYAECATALFSGIVDAVTTDDIILAGLASASRGRLRLVGKPFTQEHYGVGIKKGNTKLAHKINIALAEMEANGSWQRALENNTRGTHYKPDPRYNPPRPMEGE from the coding sequence ATGGGCCGGCCGCTGAAACGGCTGGCCAGGAATCTGACCGCGATCCTGTGCGCTCTGGGTTGTCTGGTCTCACTGGCGGCCTGCGGCTCTGACAAGGAGGCAGGCAAGATCCGGGTGGGCATCAAGTTCGACCAGCCTGGTCTGGGCTTCAAGAAGGCCGGGACCTATGTTGGCTTCGACGTGGACGTGGCCACCTACATCGCCGGCAAGATGGGTTACAGCGCCGACGACATCGTCTGGAAGGAGGCCCCCTCCAAGCAGCGGGAGGCCATGCTCCAGAACGGCGACGTGGATATGATCCTGGCCTCCTACTCCATAACGGACGAGCGCAAGCGGGCTGTCTCCTTCGCCGGACCATACATCGTGGCTGGCCAGGACCTGCTGGTTCGCAAGGAGGACCATCAGATCCGCGGCCCCGAGGACCTCAATGGCAAGCGCCTGTGCTCGGTGACCGGATCCACCTCGGCCGTCACCGTCAAGAAAAAGTTTGCCAAGGAGGTCCAGCTGATGGAGCAGCCCGGCTATGCCGAATGCGCCACCGCCCTCTTCTCCGGCATCGTCGATGCGGTCACCACTGACGACATCATCCTGGCCGGGTTGGCCTCAGCCTCCCGGGGAAGACTGCGGCTAGTGGGCAAGCCCTTCACCCAGGAACACTACGGCGTGGGCATCAAGAAGGGCAATACCAAGCTGGCCCACAAGATCAACATTGCCTTGGCTGAGATGGAGGCCAACGGTTCCTGGCAGCGGGCGCTGGAGAACAACACCCGGGGCACCCACTACAAACCCGACCCGCGATACAACCCGCCTAGGCCCATGGAGGGGGAGTGA
- the aspS gene encoding aspartate--tRNA ligase: MGQSAYRTSYATDVTQDMVGRQVTVAGWVDRRRDHGGVAFIDLRDRSGLVQIVIYDEEEARPLRSEYVIQVTGKVRERPEGNDNEHLSTGHIEIVADKIEVLAKSAALPFQVSTALENEAENKLPGEDVRLRYRYLDLRRPSMQRNIRLRAAMNRAARAALDKMDFCEIETPTLIKSTPEGARDFLVPARLVPGSWYALPQSPQLLKQLLMVGGFERYYQIARCYRDEDFRADRQPEFTQLDIEMSFASQEDVMAMAEQVIAEVWKAAGYEVTLPIPRISWQEAMDKYGSDKPDLRFGNPIVELTDYFKDTPFRVFQAPYVGAVVYQGAANLPRRQFDAWQEWARQRGAKGLAYVQFTGDGTLKGPVAKNLSDAERQGLKEAVGASDGDAVFFAAGPREASQTLLGAARVEIARRQGLLKPDEFALTWVVDFPLFKPTDDPDDDDVAVGHSKWTSMHHPFTMPSAEWIDRFDKDPEHAMSDSYDIVCNGEEMGGGSVRIHRDDIQDRVFKVLGIGPEEAQEKFGFLLEAFKYGAPPHAGIAFGWDRTAQILTGADSIRDVIAFPKSGGGQDPMTGAPAPISDQQRAETGVDWEPDQENAD; encoded by the coding sequence ATGGGCCAGTCGGCTTACAGAACGAGCTACGCCACAGATGTCACGCAGGATATGGTCGGTCGTCAGGTGACGGTGGCCGGATGGGTGGATCGCCGACGTGATCACGGCGGCGTGGCTTTCATCGATCTGCGTGACCGCTCCGGCCTGGTGCAGATCGTCATCTATGACGAGGAAGAAGCCCGCCCCCTGCGCAGCGAGTACGTGATCCAGGTCACCGGCAAGGTCCGCGAACGTCCCGAGGGCAATGACAACGAGCATCTGTCCACCGGGCACATCGAGATTGTGGCCGATAAGATCGAGGTTCTTGCCAAGTCGGCCGCCCTGCCCTTCCAGGTGTCCACTGCCCTGGAGAACGAGGCCGAGAACAAGCTGCCTGGCGAGGATGTGCGGCTGCGCTACCGTTATCTGGACCTGCGCCGCCCCTCCATGCAGCGCAACATCCGCTTGAGAGCCGCCATGAACCGGGCCGCCCGTGCTGCCCTGGACAAGATGGACTTCTGCGAGATTGAGACACCGACCCTGATCAAGTCCACCCCCGAGGGTGCCCGCGACTTTCTGGTGCCGGCCCGTCTGGTGCCCGGATCCTGGTACGCCCTGCCGCAGTCCCCCCAGCTGCTCAAGCAGCTGCTGATGGTGGGTGGCTTCGAACGTTACTACCAGATTGCCCGCTGCTACCGCGACGAGGACTTCCGTGCTGACAGGCAGCCTGAGTTCACTCAGCTGGACATCGAGATGAGCTTTGCTTCCCAGGAGGATGTCATGGCCATGGCCGAGCAGGTCATTGCCGAGGTCTGGAAGGCTGCAGGATACGAGGTCACCCTGCCCATCCCGAGGATCAGCTGGCAGGAGGCCATGGACAAGTACGGCTCCGACAAGCCCGACCTACGCTTCGGCAACCCCATCGTCGAGCTGACCGACTACTTCAAGGACACCCCCTTCCGGGTCTTCCAGGCCCCCTACGTAGGTGCCGTGGTCTACCAGGGCGCGGCCAACCTGCCTCGCAGACAGTTCGATGCCTGGCAGGAGTGGGCCCGACAGCGGGGTGCCAAAGGCCTGGCATACGTCCAGTTCACCGGCGATGGTACCCTCAAGGGTCCCGTGGCCAAGAACCTGTCTGATGCTGAGCGTCAGGGCCTCAAGGAGGCCGTGGGTGCCTCGGATGGCGATGCCGTCTTCTTCGCAGCCGGTCCCCGTGAGGCCTCGCAGACCCTGCTGGGTGCGGCTCGTGTGGAGATCGCACGCCGCCAGGGGCTGCTCAAGCCCGACGAATTCGCCCTGACCTGGGTGGTGGACTTCCCGCTCTTCAAGCCCACCGACGACCCGGATGACGACGATGTGGCCGTGGGCCATTCCAAGTGGACTTCCATGCACCACCCCTTCACCATGCCCTCGGCTGAATGGATCGACCGATTCGACAAGGATCCCGAGCATGCCATGAGCGACTCCTACGACATCGTCTGCAACGGCGAGGAGATGGGCGGCGGTTCGGTGCGTATCCACCGCGACGACATCCAGGACCGGGTCTTCAAGGTGCTGGGCATCGGCCCCGAGGAGGCCCAGGAGAAGTTCGGCTTCCTGCTGGAAGCCTTCAAGTATGGCGCTCCGCCTCACGCGGGAATCGCCTTCGGCTGGGACAGGACCGCTCAGATTCTGACGGGAGCGGACTCCATCCGCGATGTCATCGCCTTCCCCAAGTCCGGCGGTGGTCAGGATCCCATGACTGGGGCTCCGGCGCCCATCTCCGACCAGCAACGCGCCGAGACCGGCGTGGACTGGGAACCGGATCAGGAGAATGCCGACTGA
- a CDS encoding amino acid ABC transporter permease, which translates to MSTIIELFSDYDIPAAFWVNIQLTLWSALFSLILGIILVIMRISPISSLRAVGRGYVEFFQNMPLTIIMVFMVLGAFAQLKISFSPVFSVNFFWLAVTGLSLYTAAFVCESLRSGINTVPLGQAEAARALGLSFFQSASQIILPQAFRGSVAPLGNTFIALLKNSTVAAAASVASESSSLMSEMIEFHANAIVAIFLIFALGYVILVLPIGALTTYLSNKLAVRR; encoded by the coding sequence ATGTCAACCATCATCGAACTGTTTTCCGACTACGACATTCCAGCAGCCTTCTGGGTCAATATCCAGCTGACCCTCTGGTCGGCCCTCTTCTCGCTGATCCTGGGCATCATCTTGGTGATCATGCGTATCTCGCCCATCTCATCCCTGCGGGCCGTCGGCCGAGGATATGTGGAGTTCTTCCAGAACATGCCTTTGACCATCATCATGGTCTTCATGGTCCTGGGGGCCTTCGCCCAGCTCAAGATCAGTTTCTCGCCGGTATTCTCCGTCAACTTCTTCTGGCTGGCGGTGACGGGCCTTTCCCTTTATACGGCGGCCTTCGTCTGCGAGTCTCTGCGCTCGGGCATCAACACGGTGCCTCTGGGCCAGGCCGAGGCGGCCCGCGCTCTGGGGCTGAGCTTCTTCCAGTCGGCCTCGCAGATCATTCTGCCCCAGGCCTTCCGTGGGTCGGTGGCGCCCTTGGGCAACACTTTCATTGCCCTGCTGAAGAACTCCACCGTGGCTGCAGCTGCCTCCGTGGCCTCCGAGAGCTCCTCCCTGATGAGCGAGATGATCGAGTTCCACGCCAATGCCATCGTGGCCATCTTCCTCATCTTCGCCCTGGGCTATGTGATTCTGGTTCTGCCCATTGGGGCTTTGACCACGTATCTTTCCAACAAGCTGGCAGTGAGGAGGTGA
- the hisS gene encoding histidine--tRNA ligase has protein sequence MAKGTSLSGFPEWLPSQRVVEQRIIDTLRKVFELNGYIGIETRAVEEGSSLLKKGETSKEIYLLSRLQDLGQEKDVPVERRLGLHFDLTVPLSRYVVEHSNDLTFPFKRWQIQKVWRGERPQEGRFREFVQADIDVIGNGVLPDHYEVEVPLVMLSALEGLRAFGLPKPTVHANNRKLSEGFYRGLGLGDVEGVLREIDKLDKIGPDEVANLLVSECGADQDQARACLDLAELTADDGKQLRQRFDALVDKVGIDKESSSYALAIEGLETLAMIIDEAARIRPGSVIADLKIARGLDYYTGSVYETFLEGAQSLGSICSGGRYDNLASQGNRTYPGVGLSIGLSRLLSFLLAHGVQASRVSPAAVMVAVWDEEDRTDSNHIAQDLRARGIAADVAPTAAKIGKQIRYADHLGIPYVWFPAKEGQQKGDQVKNIITGDQTPADLVSWTPDSLYARQSVEYQA, from the coding sequence ATGGCAAAAGGCACATCTCTATCCGGTTTCCCTGAATGGCTTCCTTCACAAAGAGTGGTGGAGCAGCGCATCATCGACACGCTCCGCAAGGTCTTCGAATTGAACGGCTATATCGGCATCGAGACCAGGGCTGTAGAAGAGGGCTCCAGCCTGCTTAAGAAGGGGGAGACCAGCAAGGAGATCTACCTGCTCTCACGACTGCAGGACCTGGGCCAGGAGAAGGATGTGCCGGTGGAGCGCCGGCTGGGTCTGCATTTTGACCTGACTGTGCCGCTGAGCCGCTATGTGGTGGAGCACAGCAACGACTTGACTTTCCCCTTCAAACGCTGGCAGATTCAGAAGGTCTGGCGAGGGGAGCGCCCCCAGGAGGGACGGTTCAGGGAGTTCGTTCAGGCTGATATCGATGTGATTGGCAACGGGGTGTTGCCCGACCACTATGAGGTCGAGGTGCCCCTGGTCATGCTGAGCGCCCTGGAGGGGCTGCGGGCCTTCGGACTGCCCAAGCCCACCGTGCACGCCAACAATCGTAAGCTCTCCGAGGGATTCTACCGGGGTCTGGGTCTGGGAGACGTCGAGGGCGTTCTGCGCGAGATCGACAAGCTGGACAAGATCGGCCCTGACGAGGTAGCCAACCTGCTGGTCAGTGAGTGCGGTGCAGATCAGGATCAAGCCAGGGCTTGCCTGGATCTGGCCGAGCTGACTGCCGACGACGGCAAGCAGCTGCGCCAGCGGTTCGATGCCTTGGTCGACAAGGTTGGCATCGATAAGGAGTCTTCTTCATATGCCCTGGCCATCGAGGGGCTGGAGACGCTGGCCATGATCATCGACGAGGCCGCCCGCATCCGGCCGGGCTCGGTCATCGCCGACCTGAAGATTGCCCGCGGTCTGGACTACTACACCGGCTCGGTCTACGAGACCTTCCTGGAGGGGGCGCAGTCCCTGGGCTCCATTTGCTCCGGCGGCCGTTATGACAACCTGGCCAGCCAGGGAAACCGCACCTACCCGGGTGTGGGGCTGTCCATCGGGCTTTCACGGCTGCTCTCCTTCCTGCTGGCCCATGGCGTCCAGGCCTCCCGGGTCTCTCCGGCGGCGGTCATGGTCGCCGTCTGGGACGAGGAGGATCGCACCGACAGCAACCACATCGCCCAGGACCTGAGGGCCAGGGGGATAGCTGCCGACGTGGCTCCCACCGCAGCCAAGATTGGCAAGCAGATTCGCTATGCCGACCACTTGGGCATCCCCTATGTCTGGTTCCCAGCTAAGGAGGGCCAACAGAAGGGCGACCAAGTCAAGAACATCATTACCGGCGATCAGACTCCGGCCGACCTGGTGTCGTGGACGCCGGATAGCCTGTATGCCCGGCAGAGTGTGGAATACCAGGCCTGA
- a CDS encoding amino acid ABC transporter permease encodes MSQDNESSLLFDQPGPKGRRTIRIVNWIAAVIFAIVVILVLMRLHNPPEGENQLSWELWRPALDYEAWSDFYLPGLWLTIKASVVAVIGSVIFGFIFGIGRLLPNGLVRAVSGIIVEFCRAVPVLMMMIFFWRWFAFAGISQASYWAVVLGLILYNGSVVAELIRSGVGNLPNGQREASLALGLTRTQSLMQIEVPQAVYAMLPAAVTQLVVVLKDTALGSIIMYTDLLQESRRLGSMYFNILQTLVVASVVYFFVCFLLSHFARWLPEKMQERTAAPADFVEPVAPVAIMDPSNVNQIAVAKEVDEDRYGGAPLQYHAHHRGSNASIQHWRKTRYIQGYDRTQPDTLVDPHKGSLEIPDFLKPGRGGRSDGEKKDEGRNQEGRDKD; translated from the coding sequence ATGTCACAGGACAATGAGAGTTCGTTGCTCTTTGATCAGCCCGGTCCCAAGGGCCGGCGCACCATACGAATAGTCAACTGGATAGCTGCCGTCATTTTCGCCATAGTGGTCATCCTGGTGCTGATGAGGCTCCACAACCCACCGGAGGGTGAGAACCAGCTGAGCTGGGAGCTCTGGCGCCCGGCCCTAGACTACGAAGCCTGGTCGGACTTCTACCTGCCCGGGCTCTGGCTGACCATCAAGGCCTCAGTGGTTGCAGTGATCGGCTCGGTCATCTTTGGGTTCATTTTCGGCATCGGCCGTTTGCTGCCCAACGGGTTGGTAAGGGCAGTCTCAGGCATCATCGTGGAGTTTTGCAGGGCAGTCCCGGTGCTGATGATGATGATCTTCTTCTGGCGTTGGTTCGCCTTTGCCGGAATCAGTCAGGCCTCTTACTGGGCCGTCGTTCTGGGCCTCATCCTCTACAACGGCTCCGTGGTGGCCGAGTTGATCCGCTCGGGAGTGGGCAACCTGCCCAATGGCCAGCGCGAGGCCTCTTTGGCCTTGGGGTTGACCAGGACCCAGTCTCTGATGCAGATCGAGGTTCCCCAGGCCGTCTATGCCATGTTGCCGGCGGCTGTGACCCAGCTGGTCGTGGTTCTCAAGGACACGGCTCTGGGCTCCATCATCATGTACACGGATCTGCTGCAGGAGTCCCGTCGTCTGGGCTCCATGTACTTCAACATCCTGCAGACCCTGGTGGTGGCCTCTGTGGTCTACTTCTTCGTCTGCTTCCTGCTGTCCCACTTCGCCCGCTGGTTGCCCGAGAAGATGCAGGAGCGCACCGCCGCCCCCGCCGACTTCGTGGAGCCGGTCGCGCCCGTGGCCATCATGGATCCCTCCAATGTCAACCAGATAGCCGTGGCCAAGGAGGTGGACGAGGACCGGTACGGCGGTGCGCCGTTGCAGTACCATGCACATCACCGTGGATCTAACGCCTCCATTCAGCACTGGAGGAAGACCCGCTACATCCAGGGCTATGACAGGACCCAGCCCGACACGCTGGTGGATCCGCACAAGGGAAGCCTGGAGATTCCGGATTTCCTCAAGCCTGGACGCGGCGGCCGCTCCGATGGCGAGAAGAAGGACGAGGGCAGGAATCAAGAGGGCAGGGACAAGGACTGA
- a CDS encoding RNA helicase — protein MVQEHAVSSTASTDQPASLGDLVPEAGGPRNLTEDQIYDRFFSWVASQGITPWPHQEEAVLSLVSGDHVVLSTPTGSGKSMVALGMHFIALCTGRRSYYTAPIKALVSEKFFDLVSILGRDRVGMITGDTHINTDAPVICCTAEILANQALREGRHADIGCVAMDEFHYYGDPDRGWAWQVPLLTLPDVQFLLMSATLGDVDQIARDLERKTGVNVDIVADAPRPVPLDYRYVDTPLPVTVESLMSDGDSPVYIVHFSQDAALETAQALSSTGVSDRGQRDRIKEAMACTRFTTAFGRILQRLLRTGVGVHHAGMLPRYRRLVEQLAQDGLLPVICGTDTLGVGINVPIHTVLLTGLTKFDGYKMRRLRAREFHQIAGRAGRMGFDTSGLVVAEAPEYEIENAKAVAKAGNDPKKLKRIKRKKPQEGFVTWDKGTFDKLIEARPETLTPHLKITHAMVLNEVDQGGDARRRVEDLIEDSRQNPQQKEHLQDRADEIFQTLTDTGVIETERNPDGGLDYFTTVDLPEDFALDQPLSPFLLAALELLDPEDPDYDMDLLSMVEATLEDPRQILKAQQRQARDAAIQQMKEDGLEYEERMERLQEVTWPKPLENLLGEAFDRYRRDVPWANDYEIRPKSVLRDMIETASDFNGYIARYGISRSEGTLLRYLSDAYRALSRTVPEEFMDERLEDILAWLGLIVRSVDSSLVDEWEAAGRAANGEVTSGLDTAPPKEENRVVADRRGLALLVRNAMFQRVELVAADRPEALADLDADWGYGIRAWGDVLDDLYQDHEQILTDTQARSSDFFSLDDRDERQGHTWRVQQIFDDVEGERDWGIAGIVDLDATQENGQVVFREYRVGPIEELMDI, from the coding sequence ATGGTCCAAGAACATGCTGTTTCCTCAACCGCCTCAACTGACCAGCCCGCCTCCCTGGGCGACCTGGTACCCGAAGCGGGAGGCCCCCGCAATCTGACCGAGGATCAGATCTACGACCGCTTCTTCTCCTGGGTGGCTTCCCAGGGCATCACTCCCTGGCCGCATCAGGAGGAGGCCGTTCTCTCCCTGGTTTCAGGAGACCATGTGGTTCTGTCGACCCCGACCGGCTCGGGCAAGTCCATGGTGGCCCTGGGCATGCACTTCATCGCCCTGTGCACCGGACGCCGCTCCTATTACACGGCCCCCATCAAGGCTCTGGTTTCTGAGAAGTTCTTCGACCTGGTTTCAATTCTCGGCCGCGATCGGGTGGGTATGATCACCGGCGACACCCACATCAACACGGATGCCCCGGTCATCTGCTGCACTGCCGAGATACTGGCCAACCAGGCGCTCCGGGAGGGCAGGCATGCCGATATTGGCTGCGTGGCCATGGATGAGTTCCACTATTACGGGGATCCAGACCGTGGCTGGGCCTGGCAGGTGCCCCTGCTGACCCTTCCCGATGTGCAGTTCCTGCTCATGTCGGCCACCCTGGGCGACGTGGATCAGATTGCCCGGGACCTGGAGCGCAAAACTGGGGTGAATGTGGACATCGTGGCCGATGCCCCCCGGCCGGTGCCGCTGGATTACCGTTATGTGGACACCCCGCTGCCTGTCACTGTGGAGTCATTGATGTCCGATGGTGATTCGCCGGTCTATATCGTTCATTTCTCCCAGGACGCCGCCCTGGAGACGGCCCAAGCCCTATCCAGCACGGGGGTTTCCGACCGGGGGCAGCGAGACCGGATCAAGGAAGCCATGGCCTGCACTCGTTTCACCACGGCTTTTGGCAGGATTCTGCAGCGCTTGTTGCGCACCGGCGTCGGGGTCCACCATGCGGGCATGCTGCCTAGGTATAGGCGCCTGGTGGAGCAGTTGGCCCAGGATGGCCTTCTGCCGGTCATCTGCGGCACGGACACTCTGGGGGTTGGCATCAACGTGCCCATCCACACCGTCCTGCTGACCGGGCTGACCAAGTTCGACGGCTACAAGATGCGCCGTCTGCGAGCCAGGGAATTCCACCAGATCGCAGGCAGAGCCGGACGCATGGGCTTCGATACCAGTGGCCTGGTTGTGGCCGAGGCGCCCGAATACGAGATAGAGAACGCCAAAGCCGTGGCCAAGGCTGGCAACGACCCAAAAAAGCTCAAGCGGATCAAACGCAAGAAGCCCCAGGAGGGGTTCGTCACCTGGGACAAGGGGACCTTCGACAAGCTGATCGAGGCCCGTCCCGAGACCTTGACGCCGCACCTGAAGATCACCCATGCCATGGTCCTCAACGAAGTCGACCAGGGCGGGGATGCCAGAAGGCGGGTGGAGGATTTGATCGAGGATTCCCGTCAGAACCCGCAGCAGAAGGAGCATCTGCAGGACCGGGCCGACGAGATTTTCCAAACCCTAACCGACACCGGAGTCATCGAGACCGAGCGGAACCCGGACGGCGGCCTGGACTACTTCACGACCGTGGATCTGCCCGAGGACTTTGCCCTGGACCAGCCCCTCTCGCCTTTCCTGCTGGCCGCCCTGGAACTGCTGGATCCCGAGGACCCTGATTACGACATGGATCTGCTCTCCATGGTCGAGGCCACCTTGGAGGATCCTCGGCAGATACTCAAGGCCCAGCAGCGGCAGGCCCGCGATGCGGCCATCCAGCAGATGAAGGAGGATGGCCTGGAGTATGAGGAACGGATGGAGCGCCTGCAGGAGGTGACCTGGCCCAAGCCCTTGGAGAACCTGCTGGGGGAGGCCTTCGACCGCTACCGTCGGGACGTTCCCTGGGCCAACGACTATGAGATCCGTCCTAAGTCCGTTCTGCGGGACATGATCGAGACGGCCTCGGACTTCAACGGCTACATCGCCCGCTACGGAATATCCCGGTCGGAGGGGACCCTGCTGCGCTATCTGTCCGATGCTTACCGGGCTCTGAGCAGGACGGTTCCCGAAGAGTTCATGGATGAGCGGCTGGAGGACATCCTGGCCTGGCTGGGACTGATCGTGCGCTCGGTGGACTCCAGCCTGGTGGATGAGTGGGAGGCTGCAGGCAGGGCCGCAAATGGCGAAGTCACAAGCGGCTTGGATACCGCCCCGCCCAAGGAGGAAAACCGGGTGGTGGCGGACCGGCGGGGACTGGCCCTGCTGGTCCGCAATGCCATGTTCCAGCGGGTGGAGCTGGTGGCCGCCGACCGGCCGGAGGCCCTGGCCGACCTGGATGCAGACTGGGGATACGGCATACGAGCCTGGGGCGACGTGCTGGACGACCTCTACCAGGATCATGAGCAGATCCTGACCGATACTCAGGCCCGGTCTTCGGACTTCTTCAGCCTGGATGACCGGGACGAGCGTCAGGGGCACACCTGGCGGGTCCAGCAGATCTTCGACGATGTGGAAGGCGAACGTGACTGGGGCATTGCCGGCATCGTGGACCTGGATGCCACTCAGGAGAACGGTCAGGTGGTCTTCAGGGAATACCGGGTGGGTCCCATCGAGGAGCTGATGGACATCTAG